The region TGGGTTGCTGCTGGCATTGTTGGCGGATTTTTTGCTGCAACTCAATCACCAGGGTGTGATAGCGCTGCAAATGGCGGCGCAAGTCGGCCAGCTCCTGGCTTTGGGCAAACATGCGCTGCGCCAACACCTCCTGGCTGGGCAACAGGCGCTCGCGCACCCGTTTGCCAAACGCTTCGTCGCGAATCTGGCTCACCCGCTCCAGCATGCCGGACTCTTCCAGTTGGGCATGCGGGTAGAGCTGCGCCAGCACATCGGTGGACACCCAGCCATCTTCCAGCACCAGCGTGCCTTCTCGCACCTGCTGTTGCAACACCCCACGTGCAATCCCCAGTAGTTGTGCGGCGCGCCAGATGCTGACTTTGTGGGTCATGGTGTTACTATCTATTTAATAGCTGCTTGCGCATGTTAATAAAGCGCTAGAGGCTGATTTGTTATAAATTTCCGCAGAACTGATGCGATCCAGGTAGCGAGCCCGGTACAACAGCCGGGGGTGCAGCGGGTCATCGACAAAACCGCTGCGGTCATGCAGCACGTTGTTGCACACCAGCCCCATGCCAGCCTGCAAGCGCAAACGCCACACCCAGGGGCTGTCGCTGGCCAGAAACTCGGTCAAAAAGGCGATGGCTTCCTGGGTGGCGGTATTGTTTTTCCAGACGATGCTGCGGGTGCGGGCGGTGTAGCGCATGTGTAATTCACCACTTTGGGCATCAACCAAAAACACCGGGCCGGTCTGTGCCGGGCGGGCAATACCATCGTCGTCCAGCCGCTCGGGAATGGTCATGGCGTCAGTTGCCATCAGGGCGCGAACCCATTCGGGGTTGGCATCACGCAGGGCCATGTAGGCCATCTCATGATCAATCAGCGCGGTATCGCCACCACTGCTGGCCGGGCGCACACAATGCAAGACCATGGCACGGATCAGGCGCTCAGGGGGCTGGTAATAGCCATCGGTGTGCCACTTGATCGGGCGGTTGGTGTAGGGGATAAAGGCCGGGCGATCCCCTACCGGGGCGGCCACGGCAATGGGTGACACGCCATCTTCATCGGCCAGCCAGTTGCCGTCGAGCCGGTGCAGGCCCAATTGCTGACCCAGGCGCAGGGGAATCGCCTTGTCTTCGTCTTTGATCGGGCTGCGATATATGGCCATATTGGCCTCTGAGCAGCGTTGAATAAGCGCAAGCAGCTCTTCTTTTTGTAGTGATCTGGGGTCGGCTACATCGACGATCAGGTCGCTGGCCTGGCGCGGCAGCTTGGCCAGCTTGGCTTCGCGCCAGCGCTGGTAGGCTGTGGTTTGGGCGAGGTCAAAGGGCATGGCTAATCACCCGAGGCCACTGCACGTACTGCGCGTTGCGGCCGTGGCTCGGTGGACAACACACCGTGAAGGCCGCGCTTGATCATGCCAAAGGCATCGGGCACTTCGCTGGCCATGATTTGATCCACCACCCAGCGCTGATCTTTTTGCGGCATCAGGGCCTCAATGCGGTGGCCCAGGTAGCGCATAAAGGCAAAGTCCGGGCCATCGGTGTTGAAACCAAAGTCTGCATAGTGGTCGGCCAATTCGTTGAACAGGTCAATGAATTGATCTCTGGAGCTGGCTTGTCCGGCTAGAGTGGGGCCGAGCAGACCGTCTTCGTTGTCTTGCAGGACTTCTGCCACGCGGATGACCAGCGCGGTCATGAATTCAGCCCGCAAATCAGCAGCCATGCGCTCATGAGCCAGACGGTCAATCACCTGAATCAAAAACACCAGCACTTCACGGGTGAAGGCAAAGTACTGCGGCCCAATCTCAATGTCAAAGCTGGCGCTACGCATTTGCTTAAGCGTGTTTTGTGCCACACGCCAGGTGATGAAGGCCATGGCGCTGGCGTTTTGCTGTGGCGTTTTGGCCGGGCCATCACGAAACCACTGGTTTTTGATTCTGATGTTGGCCATGCTTATCTCGAATTAATAGCCGCCTTTGCCCAGCGGTTGCGGCAGGGCGGCGACTTTGGGGCCTTGTTTGGCTGGGCCAATCGGAAACAGGTCATACAGGTATTTGCTGTCCACACCGGGGTGAATTTCGGCAAAACCCTTGAGCATGTTGCGAAAGTTGGGGGTGTGGCCGTGCTCGCGATATTCTTCGCGCAGGTAGTTCACCACTTCCCAGTGGGCATCGGTCAGGCTGATGTTTTCGGCCTGCGCAATCACCCGCACGGCTTCATCGTCATACAGTGGCTCCAGTAGAAAACCTTGCTCGTCGGCCTCAACCTCGGTGCCATTGATGCTGTAACCCATGTCTTGTCTCCTTGTCAGTTGAAAAAATTGAAAAATTCACACCGCTGCTGCGGATTTGTGAGGAATAAACAGCCCGCATCCCAACAGCCGGTGGGGACCAATGCCGTGCTCTTGCACACGCAAGGATTGTTCTGGCCGCAAGTTATGCAGCATCAGGCTGAAGGTGTTCAGCACAGCGCCGCTCAGTGTCATGTGCTGGTGTTTGCCGCAGACACGTTCACCCGCAATCTCCAGGCTCGCCAGCTCGCGTGTCACATCCGCCATGAAGGCCATTTCATCGGCGCTGCTGGCGGCCACCTGGTAGGCGTACAAGGTGGCATGGGGCTGCAATTCGCGGGTATGAGGCTGGCCCAGGTGCAGGGTTTGGCCTTGCAACTGCACATCAACACCTTGTGTGGCCATCAATTCAGCGGCCAGCTGGGTGGGGACGCGCAGCAACAGCTTGGTGCGACGTGACAGCAGGGCGGGTTCATCGCAGCCGCTGACGAGTTTCACGGCGTGAATGCCAACCTGGCTTTCCTGTTCAAGAAACGGCCATTGGTGGCACAGCGCATCTTTTAGCACTTGGGCGTGATCACGCGGCAGAAACGCCCCTTCCAGAGGGAAAACCACATCGACCGATGTGCTCTCAAGCACTGGGTTCAAGCTCATGAAGACACCTCCGCATCCGGCATGGCTGCGGCTTGTGCTTGCGCCCAGCGCAGCAAGGCCTCGCCCCAGAGCTGGGCCGACTGCGGGTCAATGTCAAACACGGTGAAGCGGCTTTTTTCGCGAATGCGGGTGCGCAGCAGGCTCATGCCACCGGCCTCGTAGTCGAGTTGCTGCAATTCAATGACTTGCCCGCCGATGGGAATGGTCAGTTTGGCAAGGGGCGTGAGGGTGTTCATGGGTTGTTGGGTGAGATCAGTCAACATTTGTCAGGCTCAATGCCAAGCAAATTGCCTAGGCCTCTATTGGGCGCAATAGAGGGGTAGATCGTCTATTACCGGGACGGGTGGGGAGGTATAGCCCAAATGGGTAGCCCTAAATACCCAACGAGGGGGATGGTGAACTGTGGCGCTGGCTCCTACGATTTAGCCCAGATTTGATCAATGTGCACTGCCCAGTGTGATTGACCAAAACGCCCGGTTCGACCGATCAGCGCAAGCCTTGCGCCCCATGACAGGAGACACTCGATGAGCAAGAAGCAACATGACACCCCCATGCTCGACCAGCTGGAAAGCGGTCCGTGGCCCAGTTTTGTGACAGGCCTGAAACGCCTGGCCAAAGACAGTGAGTACATGACTGACCTGATG is a window of Rhodoferax lithotrophicus DNA encoding:
- a CDS encoding TauD/TfdA dioxygenase family protein; this translates as MPFDLAQTTAYQRWREAKLAKLPRQASDLIVDVADPRSLQKEELLALIQRCSEANMAIYRSPIKDEDKAIPLRLGQQLGLHRLDGNWLADEDGVSPIAVAAPVGDRPAFIPYTNRPIKWHTDGYYQPPERLIRAMVLHCVRPASSGGDTALIDHEMAYMALRDANPEWVRALMATDAMTIPERLDDDGIARPAQTGPVFLVDAQSGELHMRYTARTRSIVWKNNTATQEAIAFLTEFLASDSPWVWRLRLQAGMGLVCNNVLHDRSGFVDDPLHPRLLYRARYLDRISSAEIYNKSASSALLTCASSY
- a CDS encoding DUF6967 family protein; amino-acid sequence: MNTLTPLAKLTIPIGGQVIELQQLDYEAGGMSLLRTRIREKSRFTVFDIDPQSAQLWGEALLRWAQAQAAAMPDAEVSS
- the cas6 gene encoding type I-MYXAN CRISPR-associated protein Cas6/Cmx6, whose product is MSLNPVLESTSVDVVFPLEGAFLPRDHAQVLKDALCHQWPFLEQESQVGIHAVKLVSGCDEPALLSRRTKLLLRVPTQLAAELMATQGVDVQLQGQTLHLGQPHTRELQPHATLYAYQVAASSADEMAFMADVTRELASLEIAGERVCGKHQHMTLSGAVLNTFSLMLHNLRPEQSLRVQEHGIGPHRLLGCGLFIPHKSAAAV
- a CDS encoding TusE/DsrC/DsvC family sulfur relay protein; translated protein: MGYSINGTEVEADEQGFLLEPLYDDEAVRVIAQAENISLTDAHWEVVNYLREEYREHGHTPNFRNMLKGFAEIHPGVDSKYLYDLFPIGPAKQGPKVAALPQPLGKGGY